A DNA window from Hevea brasiliensis isolate MT/VB/25A 57/8 chromosome 2, ASM3005281v1, whole genome shotgun sequence contains the following coding sequences:
- the LOC110632487 gene encoding protein SPIRAL1-like 1 yields MGRGVSSGGGQSSLGYLFGSGEAPKPSIDNAQHASNDGQAVNKLPPSKPAVTPQPVDATKQIPAGINSSSANNYMRADGQNTGNFLTDRPSTKVHAAPGGGSSLGYLFGGGSN; encoded by the exons ATGGGTCGTGGAGTTAGCAGTGGTGGAGGTCAAAGCTCATTGGGCTATCTGTTTGGGAGTGGAGAGGCTCCAAAGCCTTCCATAGACAATGCCCAACATGCTTCAAATGATGGCCAAGCAGTGAATAAGTTGCCTCCCTCCAAACCTGCTGTTACTCCTCAGCCAGTAGATGCTACCAAGCAGATACCAGCTGGTATTAATAGTTCTTCTGCAAACAACTACATGCGGGCAGATGGCCAGAATACTGGAAACTTCCTCACG GATCGACCTTCAACCAAAGTCCACGCTGCCCCTGGTGGTGGATCTTCTCTGGGGTACCTCTTTGGTGGTGGTAGTAACTGA
- the LOC110632485 gene encoding putative methylesterase 11, chloroplastic has protein sequence MGNSVGCFSSTQKELRKKTSKHDPYFSPPNSLASSSSNRKDHGFILPSLSSSKKEENNLNNINEEQLDEDLGEQAIAAAMLFRHHQRNGTLPFPRSSSVTYASQQGSHKKQGFTKSSSSRQRSLADPLLKPSQLVNQDLKIEDLETKHLVLVHGGGFGAWCWYKIITLLVESGFRVDAVDLTGSGTHSSDTNSIKTLSQYIKPLTDIFNKLQEGEKVILVGHDIGGACISCMMELFPSQIAKSVFIAATLLNNGQSALDILSQQTGFTDQMRQAQVFLYANGKDKPPTAIDLDKAFLADLLFNQSSAKDIALASVSMRPIPFAPLLEKLSLSDKNYGSIPRFYIKTQEDRVIPVSLQESMIESNPPKQVFQVKGSDHAPFFSKPQALHRILIEILQIPPKKT, from the exons ATGGGAAACTCAGTTGGCTGTTTCAgctcaacccagaaggagctgagAAAGAAAACCTCCAAACATGATCCTTACTTTTCACCACCTAATTCATTGGCTTCCTCCTCTTCCAATAGAAAAGATCATGGCTTCATATTACCTTCTCTTTCTTCTTCCAAGAAAGAGGAGAATAATCTTAATAATATTAACGAAGAGCAGCTTGATGAAGATTTAGGAGAACAAGCTATTGCTGCAGCTATGCTGTTTCGCCATCATCAAAGAAATGGCACTCTTCCATTCCCAAGATCCTCTTCTGTAACATATGCTTCTCAGCAGGGATCCCATAAGAAGCAAGGTTTTACAAAGAGTTCAAGCTCTAGACAGCGATCTCTTGCCGATCCTTTGTTGAAACCAAGCCAGCTTGTTAACCAG GACCTAAAGATTGAAGACCTTGAAACCAAGCATTTGGTCCTTGTTCATGGAGGTGGTTTTGGTGCCTGGTGTTGGTATAAAATCATAACACTTCTAGTGGAAAGTGGGTTCAGAGTTGATGCAGTTGACTTAACAGGATCTGGCACCCATTCATCTGATACAAATAGCATTAAGACTCTATCCCAATACATAAAGCCACTTACTGATatttttaacaagctccaagaaGGAGAGAAA GTGATCTTGGTGGGACATGATATTGGTGGTGCTTGCATATCATGTATGATGGAGTTGTTTCCTTCTCAGATTGCTAAATCTGTTTTTATTGCTGCAACATTGTTGAACAATGGGCAGAGTGCCCTTGATATATTATCCCAACAG ACAGGCTTCACTGATCAGATGAGACAAGCTCAGGTGTTCCTGTATGCAAATGGGAAGGATAAGCCTCCAACAGCTATTGACCTTGACAAGGCTTTTTTGGCAGATTTATTGTTCAACCAAAGTTCAGCTAAG GACATTGCCCTGGCATCTGTATCAATGAGACCAATCCCATTTGCTCCACTTCTGGAGAAGCTTTCTCTTTCTGACAAGAACTATGGATCGATACCTCGATTTTATATCAAAACTCAAGAAGATCGTGTGATACCTGTCTCTTTACAGGAATCGATGATTGAATCCAATCCTCCAAAACAAGTTTTCCAAGTTAAAGGTTCTGATCATGCACCATTTTTCTCCAAGCCCCAGGCTCTGCATAGGATACTAATAGAGATACTGCAGATTCCACCAAAGAAAACCTGA
- the LOC110632482 gene encoding uncharacterized protein LOC110632482 isoform X1, which yields MCGIALIICGIRIDLSAALLHSQSPGPNPEPVSSSNFVFSVDDLEAALRRRGPDSLGSKKVIISSKDQELFSAIEDEDGGAKLLDCANGETCLQVPYSMGQLHFIGATLQLRGRTPVTQPLVDYSGNILIYNGEIFGGIHVESDSNDGEILMKTLGRCCSCSSREHTSACSSSGKGKSSVLDVLSTIKGPWGVIYWQDSSRTLWFGRDAFGRRSLLVHWPTMKDSRFLLSSVSPFSSVDRSSDLGVEDSTNPNFWEELSCGVYSLSMSSSKLYGCLFGEVKKHEWANARLIDLIKWERVSVEPKPEDIYFSCGPDESFVSLPAQNVLSSLRRSVMLRMSLHKNFQAGISDSGQEELVPMAVLFSGGLDSMILAALLDECLDTSYGIDLLNVSFDGQFAPDRISAKGGVEELRRIAPLRRWKLVEIDADLSKLTLEMKHVMSLINPANTYMDLNIGIALWLAARGYGWVSEGTGNNNDENQQRIRYKSKARIVLVGSGADEQCAGYGRHKTKYRCGSWLGLNEEMKLDMQRIWKRNMGRDDRCISDNGKEARFPFLDEDVIRTLLDIPLWEVANLNQPSGTGDKKILREVAKLLCLHEAAALPKRAIQFGSRIARESNRKNFGSNRAANQASAGSVVINMP from the exons ATGTGCGGGATCGCCCTGATCATCTGTGGCATTCGCATCGACTTATCGGCTGCTCTCCTCCATTCTCAATCTCCTGGTCCTAACCCTGAGCCGGTAAGCAGTTCAAATTTTGTGTTTTCCGTCGATGATCTCGAAGCAGCTCTCCGGAGACGAGGTCCTGATAGCTTGGGCAGCAAGAAGGTCATAATTTCTTCGAAGGACCAAGAATTGTTCTCAGCAATCGAGGATGAAGACGGTGGTGCTAAACTGCTGGATTGTGCAAATGGAGAAACTTGTTTGCAAGTTCCATATTCTATGGGCCAATTGCACTTCATTGGCGCCACACTGCAACTTAGAGGAAGAACTCCTGTAACTCAACCATTAGTCGATTATTCCGGCAATATTCTTATTTATAATG GTGAAATTTTTGGAGGAATTCATGTTGAGAGTGATAGCAATGATGGTGAAATTCTCATGAAAACTCTGGGAAGGTGCTGCTCCTGCAGTTCTCGAGAACATACAAGTGCTTGCTCTAGCAGTGGAAAAGGGAAAAGTTCTGTTCTAGATGTTCTTTCAACAATCAAGGGCCCATGGGGTGTAATCTATTGGCAG GATAGTTCAAGAACACTGTGGTTTGGACGGGATGCATTTGGTAGGCGTAGCCTTCTTGTTCATTGGCCAACCATGAAGGACTCTCGGTTTCTGCTATCTTCTGTATCACCATTTTCTTCTGTTGATCGGAGTTCTG ATCTTGGAGTTGAAGATAGTACAAACCCCAATTTTTGGGAGGAGCTTTCATGTGGGGTGTACAGTTTGTCAATGAGTTCTTCAAAACTGTATGGATGTCTTTTTGGTGAAGTCAAGAAACATGAATGGGCTAATGCCAGGCTAATAGACCTGATTAAATGGGAGAGAGTTTCTGTTGAACCTAAACCAGAAGACATATATTTTTCATGTG GGCCTGATGAAAGCTTTGTTTCATTGCCAGCTCAGAATGTGTTAAGTTCTTTAAGGAGATCTGTGATGCTACGCATGTCACTGCATAAAAATTTTCAG GCAGGAATATCTGATAGTGGACAAGAGGAACTTGTTCCTATGGCAGTCCTGTTTTCTGGTGGTTTGGATTCTATGATACTTGCAGCATTATTGGATGAGTGCCTAGATACCAGCT ATGGAATTGATTTACTGAATGTGAGCTTTGATGGTCAGTTTGCTCCTGATAGAATCTCTGCCAAGGGAGGGGTAGAGGAACTTAGAAGAATTGCACCATTGAGAAG GTGGAAACTTGTAGAGATTGATGCTGATTTGTCAAAGTTGACTTTGGAAATGAAGCATGTTATGTCTCTCATTAACCCTGCAAATACCTACATG GACCTGAATATAGGAATTGCTTTATGGCTGGCTGCAAGAGGTTATGGTTGGGTCTCTGAAGGAACTGGCAATAACAATGATGAGAATCAACAGCGCATTAGATACAAATCCAAGGCCAGGATTGTCCTGGTTGGCTCTGGTGCTGATGAGCAATGTGCTGGTTATGGAAGGCATAAAACAAAATATAGATGTGGAAG TTGGCTTGGGCTCAATGAGGAGATGAAGTTGGACATGCAAAGAATATGGAAGCGAAACATGGGAAGAGATGATAGATGCATTTCAGATAATGGAAAGGAG GCTAGATTCCCTTTCTTGGATGAAGATGTTATTAGGACTCTTCTTGATATTCCTTTGTGGGAGGTTGCTAACCTTAATCAACCCAGTGGGACTGGTGATAAGAAGATCCTGAGAGAG GTTGCAAAATTGCTTTGTTTACATGAGGCAGCAGCTCTTCCGAAACGAGCAATCCAG TTTGGTTCAAGAATTGCAAGGGAATCCAATCGAAAGAATTTTGGAAGTAATCGTGCGGCAAACCAGGCATCTGCTGGGAGTGTAGTAATAAATATGCCATAG
- the LOC110632482 gene encoding uncharacterized protein LOC110632482 isoform X2 — MCGIALIICGIRIDLSAALLHSQSPGPNPEPVSSSNFVFSVDDLEAALRRRGPDSLGSKKVIISSKDQELFSAIEDEDGGAKLLDCANGETCLQVPYSMGQLHFIGATLQLRGRTPVTQPLVDYSGNILIYNGEIFGGIHVESDSNDGEILMKTLGRCCSCSSREHTSACSSSGKGKSSVLDVLSTIKGPWGVIYWQDSSRTLWFGRDAFGRRSLLVHWPTMKDSRFLLSSVSPFSSVDRSSDLGVEDSTNPNFWEELSCGVYSLSMSSSKLYGCLFGEVKKHEWANARLIDLIKWERVSVEPKPEDIYFSCAQNVLSSLRRSVMLRMSLHKNFQAGISDSGQEELVPMAVLFSGGLDSMILAALLDECLDTSYGIDLLNVSFDGQFAPDRISAKGGVEELRRIAPLRRWKLVEIDADLSKLTLEMKHVMSLINPANTYMDLNIGIALWLAARGYGWVSEGTGNNNDENQQRIRYKSKARIVLVGSGADEQCAGYGRHKTKYRCGSWLGLNEEMKLDMQRIWKRNMGRDDRCISDNGKEARFPFLDEDVIRTLLDIPLWEVANLNQPSGTGDKKILREVAKLLCLHEAAALPKRAIQFGSRIARESNRKNFGSNRAANQASAGSVVINMP; from the exons ATGTGCGGGATCGCCCTGATCATCTGTGGCATTCGCATCGACTTATCGGCTGCTCTCCTCCATTCTCAATCTCCTGGTCCTAACCCTGAGCCGGTAAGCAGTTCAAATTTTGTGTTTTCCGTCGATGATCTCGAAGCAGCTCTCCGGAGACGAGGTCCTGATAGCTTGGGCAGCAAGAAGGTCATAATTTCTTCGAAGGACCAAGAATTGTTCTCAGCAATCGAGGATGAAGACGGTGGTGCTAAACTGCTGGATTGTGCAAATGGAGAAACTTGTTTGCAAGTTCCATATTCTATGGGCCAATTGCACTTCATTGGCGCCACACTGCAACTTAGAGGAAGAACTCCTGTAACTCAACCATTAGTCGATTATTCCGGCAATATTCTTATTTATAATG GTGAAATTTTTGGAGGAATTCATGTTGAGAGTGATAGCAATGATGGTGAAATTCTCATGAAAACTCTGGGAAGGTGCTGCTCCTGCAGTTCTCGAGAACATACAAGTGCTTGCTCTAGCAGTGGAAAAGGGAAAAGTTCTGTTCTAGATGTTCTTTCAACAATCAAGGGCCCATGGGGTGTAATCTATTGGCAG GATAGTTCAAGAACACTGTGGTTTGGACGGGATGCATTTGGTAGGCGTAGCCTTCTTGTTCATTGGCCAACCATGAAGGACTCTCGGTTTCTGCTATCTTCTGTATCACCATTTTCTTCTGTTGATCGGAGTTCTG ATCTTGGAGTTGAAGATAGTACAAACCCCAATTTTTGGGAGGAGCTTTCATGTGGGGTGTACAGTTTGTCAATGAGTTCTTCAAAACTGTATGGATGTCTTTTTGGTGAAGTCAAGAAACATGAATGGGCTAATGCCAGGCTAATAGACCTGATTAAATGGGAGAGAGTTTCTGTTGAACCTAAACCAGAAGACATATATTTTTCATGTG CTCAGAATGTGTTAAGTTCTTTAAGGAGATCTGTGATGCTACGCATGTCACTGCATAAAAATTTTCAG GCAGGAATATCTGATAGTGGACAAGAGGAACTTGTTCCTATGGCAGTCCTGTTTTCTGGTGGTTTGGATTCTATGATACTTGCAGCATTATTGGATGAGTGCCTAGATACCAGCT ATGGAATTGATTTACTGAATGTGAGCTTTGATGGTCAGTTTGCTCCTGATAGAATCTCTGCCAAGGGAGGGGTAGAGGAACTTAGAAGAATTGCACCATTGAGAAG GTGGAAACTTGTAGAGATTGATGCTGATTTGTCAAAGTTGACTTTGGAAATGAAGCATGTTATGTCTCTCATTAACCCTGCAAATACCTACATG GACCTGAATATAGGAATTGCTTTATGGCTGGCTGCAAGAGGTTATGGTTGGGTCTCTGAAGGAACTGGCAATAACAATGATGAGAATCAACAGCGCATTAGATACAAATCCAAGGCCAGGATTGTCCTGGTTGGCTCTGGTGCTGATGAGCAATGTGCTGGTTATGGAAGGCATAAAACAAAATATAGATGTGGAAG TTGGCTTGGGCTCAATGAGGAGATGAAGTTGGACATGCAAAGAATATGGAAGCGAAACATGGGAAGAGATGATAGATGCATTTCAGATAATGGAAAGGAG GCTAGATTCCCTTTCTTGGATGAAGATGTTATTAGGACTCTTCTTGATATTCCTTTGTGGGAGGTTGCTAACCTTAATCAACCCAGTGGGACTGGTGATAAGAAGATCCTGAGAGAG GTTGCAAAATTGCTTTGTTTACATGAGGCAGCAGCTCTTCCGAAACGAGCAATCCAG TTTGGTTCAAGAATTGCAAGGGAATCCAATCGAAAGAATTTTGGAAGTAATCGTGCGGCAAACCAGGCATCTGCTGGGAGTGTAGTAATAAATATGCCATAG